A stretch of the Uranotaenia lowii strain MFRU-FL chromosome 3, ASM2978415v1, whole genome shotgun sequence genome encodes the following:
- the LOC129755617 gene encoding uncharacterized protein LOC129755617 isoform X1: protein MGLPQGSCLSPLLYNFYVSDIDSCLSEGCTLRQLADDGVVSVTGDTELHLHRPLQDTLDRLSSWALGLGIEFSPEKTELVVFSKKHRPAQPQLQFLGRTITQSRCFKYLGVWFDSKCTWRAHIEYLKGKCQQRINFLRSITGTWWGAHPEDLLKLYRTTILSVMEYGSFCFQSAAKTHLIKLERIQYRCLRIALGCMPSTHNMSLEVLAGILPLKDRYNLLSLRFLIRCEVMNPLVIVNFERLLEQNLHTRFMSIYHVLMSMQVNPSSYSPTRVFSPDYDNSSVQFDLSMQQDIRGIPDSHRPLLIPKIFEAKYRHVDADKIYFTDGSLIEESTGFGVFNETTSASYNLQSPCSVYIAELAAIHWALESIASRPVGHYYIVTDSLSSVDAIHSIRPGKHSPFFLEKIRDILSALTRRRFSITFVWVPSHCSIVGNEKADSLAKVGATEGDTYPREIVFNEFYFLVRGNSLVNWQRKWDEDEDGRWLHSIIPKTRYSIVLTLLAAICVVAAKVTMTSSILFGRVRSILSPERI, encoded by the exons atgggcctcccgcagggttcatgcttgagtccacttttgtacaacttttacgtaagtgacatcgacagttgtctctctgaaggctgcactttaagacaacttgcagatgatggcgtagtatctgtaacaggTGATACTGAGTtacatctgcacagacctttacaagatactttagacagattgtcttcctgggctttggggcttgggatcgagttctctccagagaaaacggagttagtagttttctctaaaaaacatagaccagctcaaccacagctccaatttcttggcagaacgatcactcaatcgaggtgttttaagtatcttggggtttggtttgattccaaatgtacctggagagcacacattgagtatctgaaaggaaaatgccaacagagaatcaattttctccgatcaatcactggcacctggtggggagcccatccagaagatcttttaaaattgtatcgaacaactattctttcagtgatggaatatggtagcttctgtttccagtcggctgccaaaactcacctcatcaaactcgagcgtatccaataccgttgtcttcgcatcgctttgggctgtatgccctcaacgcacaacatgagtcttgaagttttggcaggaatactccctttgaaagatcgatacaatctactatcacttcggttcctcatcaggtgtgaggtcatgaacccattggtgatcgttaattttgaaaggttactagagcaaaatcttcataccagatttatgtctatataccatgtcctcatgtcaatgcaggtaaacccttcttcgtactctccaactcgtgttttcagcccagactacgataattcttctgtccagtttgatttgtctatgcagcaggatattcgtggaatcccggattcgcatcgcccacttctgattccaaaaattttcgaagctaaatatagacacgtcgatgctgacaaaatttactttaccgatgggtctctaattgaggaatcaacgggatttggagttttcaacgaaacaactagcgcctcttataacctccagtcaccatgctctgtatatatagcagagttagctgctattcaCTGGGCCTTGGAGAGCATCGCCTCACGGCCTGTTGGGCACTACtacattgtaacggatagtctaagCTCAGTTGACGCAATACACTCAAtacgaccgggaaagcactcgccgttcttcctagagaagatacgggatattttgagtgctttaacaagacgtcgcttttcaatcacctttgtttgggttccctctcattgctcgatagtgggcaatgagaaggcagactctctggcaaaggtgggggcgacggaaggcgacacgtatccacgtgaaatcgtcttcaacgaattctacttcttggtacgagggaactctcttgtcaactggcagcgcaaatgggacgaggatgaggatggtcggtggctccactcgattatcccaaag acgcggtactctatcgttttgacattgctggcagcaatttgtgtagttgcggccaaggttaccatgacatcgagcatattgtttggtcgtgtgaggtccatcttgtcgccagaacgaatttaa
- the LOC129755617 gene encoding uncharacterized protein LOC129755617 isoform X3: MGLPQGSCLSPLLYNFYVSDIDSCLSEGCTLRQLADDGVVSVTGDTELHLHRPLQDTLDRLSSWALGLGIEFSPEKTELVVFSKKHRPAQPQLQFLGRTITQSRCFKYLGVWFDSKCTWRAHIEYLKGKCQQRINFLRSITGTWWGAHPEDLLKLYRTTILSVMEYGSFCFQSAAKTHLIKLERIQYRCLRIALGCMPSTHNMSLEVLAGILPLKDRYNLLSLRFLIRCEVMNPLVIVNFERLLEQNLHTRFMSIYHVLMSMQVNPSSYSPTRVFSPDYDNSSVQFDLSMQQDIRGIPDSHRPLLIPKIFEAKYRHVDADKIYFTDGSLIEESTGFGVFNETTSASYNLQSPCSVYIAELAAIHWALESIASRPVGHYYIVTDSLSSVDAIHSIRPGKHSPFFLEKIRDILSALTRRRFSITFVWVPSHCSIVGNEKADSLAKVGATEGDTYPREIVFNEFYFLVRGNSLVNWQRKWDEDEDGRWLHSIIPKC, translated from the exons atgggcctcccgcagggttcatgcttgagtccacttttgtacaacttttacgtaagtgacatcgacagttgtctctctgaaggctgcactttaagacaacttgcagatgatggcgtagtatctgtaacaggTGATACTGAGTtacatctgcacagacctttacaagatactttagacagattgtcttcctgggctttggggcttgggatcgagttctctccagagaaaacggagttagtagttttctctaaaaaacatagaccagctcaaccacagctccaatttcttggcagaacgatcactcaatcgaggtgttttaagtatcttggggtttggtttgattccaaatgtacctggagagcacacattgagtatctgaaaggaaaatgccaacagagaatcaattttctccgatcaatcactggcacctggtggggagcccatccagaagatcttttaaaattgtatcgaacaactattctttcagtgatggaatatggtagcttctgtttccagtcggctgccaaaactcacctcatcaaactcgagcgtatccaataccgttgtcttcgcatcgctttgggctgtatgccctcaacgcacaacatgagtcttgaagttttggcaggaatactccctttgaaagatcgatacaatctactatcacttcggttcctcatcaggtgtgaggtcatgaacccattggtgatcgttaattttgaaaggttactagagcaaaatcttcataccagatttatgtctatataccatgtcctcatgtcaatgcaggtaaacccttcttcgtactctccaactcgtgttttcagcccagactacgataattcttctgtccagtttgatttgtctatgcagcaggatattcgtggaatcccggattcgcatcgcccacttctgattccaaaaattttcgaagctaaatatagacacgtcgatgctgacaaaatttactttaccgatgggtctctaattgaggaatcaacgggatttggagttttcaacgaaacaactagcgcctcttataacctccagtcaccatgctctgtatatatagcagagttagctgctattcaCTGGGCCTTGGAGAGCATCGCCTCACGGCCTGTTGGGCACTACtacattgtaacggatagtctaagCTCAGTTGACGCAATACACTCAAtacgaccgggaaagcactcgccgttcttcctagagaagatacgggatattttgagtgctttaacaagacgtcgcttttcaatcacctttgtttgggttccctctcattgctcgatagtgggcaatgagaaggcagactctctggcaaaggtgggggcgacggaaggcgacacgtatccacgtgaaatcgtcttcaacgaattctacttcttggtacgagggaactctcttgtcaactggcagcgcaaatgggacgaggatgaggatggtcggtggctccactcgattatcccaaag tgttaa
- the LOC129755617 gene encoding uncharacterized protein LOC129755617 isoform X2, producing the protein MGLPQGSCLSPLLYNFYVSDIDSCLSEGCTLRQLADDGVVSVTGDTELHLHRPLQDTLDRLSSWALGLGIEFSPEKTELVVFSKKHRPAQPQLQFLGRTITQSRCFKYLGVWFDSKCTWRAHIEYLKGKCQQRINFLRSITGTWWGAHPEDLLKLYRTTILSVMEYGSFCFQSAAKTHLIKLERIQYRCLRIALGCMPSTHNMSLEVLAGILPLKDRYNLLSLRFLIRCEVMNPLVIVNFERLLEQNLHTRFMSIYHVLMSMQVNPSSYSPTRVFSPDYDNSSVQFDLSMQQDIRGIPDSHRPLLIPKIFEAKYRHVDADKIYFTDGSLIEESTGFGVFNETTSASYNLQSPCSVYIAELAAIHWALESIASRPVGHYYIVTDSLSSVDAIHSIRPGKHSPFFLEKIRDILSALTRRRFSITFVWVPSHCSIVGNEKADSLAKVGATEGDTYPREIVFNEFYFLVRGNSLVNWQRKWDEDEDGRWLHSIIPKQFV; encoded by the exons atgggcctcccgcagggttcatgcttgagtccacttttgtacaacttttacgtaagtgacatcgacagttgtctctctgaaggctgcactttaagacaacttgcagatgatggcgtagtatctgtaacaggTGATACTGAGTtacatctgcacagacctttacaagatactttagacagattgtcttcctgggctttggggcttgggatcgagttctctccagagaaaacggagttagtagttttctctaaaaaacatagaccagctcaaccacagctccaatttcttggcagaacgatcactcaatcgaggtgttttaagtatcttggggtttggtttgattccaaatgtacctggagagcacacattgagtatctgaaaggaaaatgccaacagagaatcaattttctccgatcaatcactggcacctggtggggagcccatccagaagatcttttaaaattgtatcgaacaactattctttcagtgatggaatatggtagcttctgtttccagtcggctgccaaaactcacctcatcaaactcgagcgtatccaataccgttgtcttcgcatcgctttgggctgtatgccctcaacgcacaacatgagtcttgaagttttggcaggaatactccctttgaaagatcgatacaatctactatcacttcggttcctcatcaggtgtgaggtcatgaacccattggtgatcgttaattttgaaaggttactagagcaaaatcttcataccagatttatgtctatataccatgtcctcatgtcaatgcaggtaaacccttcttcgtactctccaactcgtgttttcagcccagactacgataattcttctgtccagtttgatttgtctatgcagcaggatattcgtggaatcccggattcgcatcgcccacttctgattccaaaaattttcgaagctaaatatagacacgtcgatgctgacaaaatttactttaccgatgggtctctaattgaggaatcaacgggatttggagttttcaacgaaacaactagcgcctcttataacctccagtcaccatgctctgtatatatagcagagttagctgctattcaCTGGGCCTTGGAGAGCATCGCCTCACGGCCTGTTGGGCACTACtacattgtaacggatagtctaagCTCAGTTGACGCAATACACTCAAtacgaccgggaaagcactcgccgttcttcctagagaagatacgggatattttgagtgctttaacaagacgtcgcttttcaatcacctttgtttgggttccctctcattgctcgatagtgggcaatgagaaggcagactctctggcaaaggtgggggcgacggaaggcgacacgtatccacgtgaaatcgtcttcaacgaattctacttcttggtacgagggaactctcttgtcaactggcagcgcaaatgggacgaggatgaggatggtcggtggctccactcgattatcccaaag caatttgtgtag